The following proteins are encoded in a genomic region of Mycolicibacterium rutilum:
- a CDS encoding ferredoxin, whose translation MKVSVDGTRCQGHTLCAMIAPDSFELDDVDGHASPVNEVVPPDQEDVVREAAHSCPEQAIVIE comes from the coding sequence GTGAAGGTTTCGGTTGACGGAACGCGCTGCCAGGGACACACCCTGTGCGCGATGATCGCGCCCGATTCGTTCGAACTCGACGATGTGGACGGCCACGCGTCGCCGGTGAACGAGGTGGTGCCCCCCGACCAGGAGGACGTGGTCCGGGAGGCCGCCCACTCATGCCCCGAACAGGCCATCGTCATCGAATGA
- a CDS encoding mycofactocin-coupled SDR family oxidoreductase, giving the protein MGRVQGKVAFVTGAARGQGRSHALRLAEEGADIIAVDLCENIDTIGYPMATPEDLEETAAFIEKTGQRVVTAKADVREASQLKAALEDGIAQLGGLDIVVAQAGVAGMKGQPPLQAWIDVINTNLIGTINAIQVSLLHLKEGASIIATGSTAALMDTHQKDNPGNDPGGMAYVHSKRALSAFVHDLATELAPRGIRANVVHPTNCNTNMLQSEPMYRSFRPDLENPELKDAEPVFYVQQAMKVPWVEPVDISNAVLWLASDEARFVTGAQLRVDAGGYLKWYDYHN; this is encoded by the coding sequence GTGGGACGCGTACAGGGAAAGGTCGCATTCGTCACCGGCGCGGCGCGCGGACAGGGACGTAGTCATGCGCTGCGGCTCGCCGAGGAGGGCGCCGACATCATCGCGGTCGACCTCTGCGAGAACATCGACACCATCGGCTACCCGATGGCCACGCCGGAGGATCTCGAAGAGACCGCCGCGTTCATCGAGAAGACGGGTCAGCGCGTCGTCACCGCGAAGGCCGACGTGCGGGAGGCCTCGCAACTGAAGGCCGCACTCGAGGACGGCATCGCCCAACTCGGCGGGCTCGACATCGTGGTCGCGCAGGCCGGTGTGGCGGGCATGAAAGGCCAACCGCCGCTGCAGGCGTGGATCGACGTGATCAACACCAACCTGATCGGCACCATCAACGCCATCCAGGTCTCGCTGCTGCACCTCAAGGAGGGCGCGTCGATCATCGCCACGGGGTCCACCGCGGCCCTGATGGACACCCATCAGAAGGACAACCCGGGCAACGACCCCGGCGGTATGGCCTATGTCCACTCCAAGCGCGCCCTGTCGGCCTTCGTCCACGATCTCGCCACCGAGCTTGCGCCACGCGGGATTCGGGCCAACGTCGTGCATCCGACCAACTGCAACACCAACATGCTGCAGAGCGAGCCGATGTACCGCTCGTTCCGGCCCGATCTGGAGAACCCCGAGCTCAAGGACGCCGAACCGGTGTTCTACGTGCAGCAGGCGATGAAGGTGCCGTGGGTGGAGCCGGTGGACATCAGCAATGCGGTGCTGTGGCTGGCCTCCGATGAGGCGCGGTTCGTCACCGGCGCGCAGCTGCGGGTCGACGCCGGCGGGTACCTGAAGTGGTACGACTACCACAACTGA
- a CDS encoding SDR family NAD(P)-dependent oxidoreductase, translating to MKNAVVTGGGSGIGLAVVQRLRADGMHVATIDIAPSEDEFAYTADVTDRAGVEEALAAIRAQLGPVTVLVNAAGLEKFKRFADLTFDDWQRVIDVNLNGVFHCIQAVLPDMVETGWGRIVNISSSSTHSGQPYMSPYVAAKSAVNGLTKSLALEYGPSGITVNAVPPGFIDTPMLRKSEERGYLKVQQSIESTPVRRIGRPEDIAAACAFLVSEEASYITGQILGVNGGRNT from the coding sequence ATGAAGAACGCCGTCGTCACCGGAGGTGGTTCCGGTATCGGACTGGCCGTCGTGCAACGCCTGCGCGCTGACGGGATGCACGTCGCCACCATCGACATCGCCCCTTCGGAGGACGAATTCGCCTACACGGCCGACGTCACCGACCGTGCCGGTGTCGAGGAAGCACTGGCCGCGATCCGCGCTCAACTCGGGCCGGTCACCGTTTTGGTGAACGCCGCCGGCCTGGAGAAGTTCAAGCGCTTCGCCGACCTGACGTTCGACGATTGGCAGCGCGTGATCGACGTCAATCTCAACGGCGTCTTCCACTGCATCCAAGCGGTGTTGCCCGACATGGTCGAAACGGGTTGGGGCCGCATCGTGAACATCTCGTCGTCGAGCACCCACTCGGGCCAGCCGTATATGTCGCCCTATGTCGCGGCGAAGTCCGCCGTCAACGGGCTGACCAAATCGCTTGCCCTGGAATACGGCCCCAGCGGCATCACGGTCAACGCGGTGCCGCCGGGCTTCATCGACACCCCGATGCTGCGCAAGTCCGAGGAGCGCGGCTATCTGAAGGTGCAGCAGAGCATCGAGTCCACACCGGTGCGGCGCATCGGCAGGCCCGAGGACATCGCGGCCGCCTGCGCCTTCCTGGTCTCCGAGGAGGCCAGCTACATCACCGGACAGATCTTGGGCGTCAACGGCGGCCGAAACACCTGA
- a CDS encoding aldehyde dehydrogenase family protein, giving the protein MQEATTISSEEAQPAADPSSVDRRLLIDGRLVETAATFASLNPATGEVLGYAPDATVSDAQAAVAAARRAFDETDWDTNTELRIRCLEQFHRALVEHRDELAALTIAEVGATEALCQGAQLDQPIEIVRYYAELLKTYPMTEDLGNIESRGMQHHRWVEKEAAGVVAAIIAYNYPNQLALAKLAPALAAGCTLILKSAPDTPLVTLALGELIANHTDIPAGVVNVLSGADPEVGAVLTTSADVDMVTFTGSTPTGRRIMAAASETLKKVFLELGGKSAAIVLDDADFNTAALFSAFSMVTHAGQGCALTSRLLVPRKHHDEIVELVKNNFGLVRYGNPADQGTYMGPLISEKQRDKVDGMVKRAVEAGATLVTGGEKVDPGYFYTPTLLTDVDPDSEIAQEEVFGPVLVVIAYDDDDDAVRIANNSIYGLSGAVFGSQDRALAVARRIRTGTFSINGGNYFSPDSPFGGYKQSGIGREMGTAGLEEFLESKTFATVVS; this is encoded by the coding sequence ATGCAGGAAGCGACCACCATCTCGAGTGAGGAAGCCCAGCCCGCCGCCGACCCCTCGAGCGTGGATCGCCGGCTCCTGATCGACGGTCGGCTCGTCGAGACTGCCGCGACGTTCGCCTCCCTCAACCCCGCCACCGGCGAGGTGCTCGGATATGCGCCCGACGCCACGGTCAGCGACGCGCAAGCCGCCGTGGCCGCCGCCCGCCGGGCGTTCGACGAGACGGACTGGGACACCAACACCGAGTTGCGGATCCGCTGCCTCGAGCAGTTCCACCGGGCGCTCGTCGAGCACCGCGACGAACTGGCCGCGCTGACCATCGCCGAGGTCGGCGCGACCGAGGCGCTGTGCCAGGGTGCCCAACTCGATCAGCCGATCGAGATCGTCCGCTACTACGCCGAGCTGCTGAAGACCTATCCGATGACCGAGGACCTCGGCAACATCGAGAGCCGCGGTATGCAGCACCACCGCTGGGTGGAGAAGGAAGCCGCGGGCGTGGTGGCCGCAATCATCGCCTACAACTACCCCAATCAGCTCGCGCTCGCGAAGCTGGCGCCCGCGCTGGCCGCGGGGTGCACGCTGATCCTCAAGTCCGCGCCCGACACCCCGCTGGTCACGCTGGCGCTGGGTGAACTGATCGCCAACCACACCGACATCCCGGCCGGCGTGGTCAATGTGCTCAGCGGCGCCGACCCCGAGGTCGGTGCGGTCCTGACCACCAGCGCCGACGTCGACATGGTGACGTTCACCGGGTCGACGCCCACCGGGCGGCGCATCATGGCCGCGGCCAGCGAAACCCTCAAGAAGGTGTTCCTGGAACTGGGCGGCAAGTCCGCGGCGATCGTGCTCGACGATGCGGACTTCAACACCGCGGCGCTGTTCAGCGCATTCTCGATGGTCACCCACGCCGGTCAGGGCTGCGCACTGACGTCGCGGCTGCTGGTACCGCGCAAACACCACGACGAGATCGTCGAACTGGTCAAGAACAACTTCGGGCTGGTGCGCTACGGCAACCCGGCCGACCAGGGCACCTACATGGGGCCGCTGATCAGCGAGAAACAGCGCGACAAGGTCGACGGCATGGTCAAGCGGGCCGTCGAGGCCGGCGCCACGCTGGTCACCGGCGGCGAGAAGGTCGATCCCGGCTACTTCTATACGCCGACGCTGCTGACCGACGTCGACCCCGACAGCGAGATCGCCCAGGAAGAGGTGTTCGGGCCGGTGCTGGTCGTGATCGCCTACGACGACGATGACGACGCGGTGCGGATCGCGAACAACTCGATCTACGGCCTCTCGGGTGCGGTGTTCGGCAGCCAGGACCGGGCGCTGGCGGTGGCGCGGCGCATCCGCACCGGCACGTTCTCCATCAACGGCGGCAACTACTTCAGCCCGGACAGCCCGTTCGGCGGCTACAAGCAGTCCGGCATCGGCCGTGAGATGGGCACCGCCGGGCTCGAGGAATTTCTGGAATCCAAGACTTTTGCGACGGTGGTGAGCTGA
- a CDS encoding CaiB/BaiF CoA transferase family protein, protein MSGPLDGIRVLEVAMYGFVPSAGAVLREWGADVIKVEHAVTGDPQRGLRQTGLLRVEGDPNPNIEHANRGKRSIGLDMSVPEGREILMVLAKKADVFLTSFLPGHRQRFGIDVDDIRAVNPKIIYARGSALGPRGEESVKGGYDMTAFWCRAGTAATITPPGTPGMVGPPGPAYGDTISGTNLAGGIAAALLKRERTGEPSVVDVSLLGSGLWSLGHTVALTKHLGQRMEAFPPGVHGSPINPLVGLYPTADDRYISFVMMQPTKFWADVCKHMGLDELADDPRFATAESIAENTEAAAEILKETMAKRPLAEWSERFATLLGPWAPVQDTLQAVEDAQIRANEYLVQAGELELVANPVQFDVSAPETGPAPGFAEQTDDILQELGLDWDRIIELKTAGAVT, encoded by the coding sequence ATGAGTGGGCCGCTTGACGGTATTCGTGTCCTCGAGGTGGCGATGTACGGCTTCGTGCCGTCGGCGGGCGCGGTGCTGCGCGAATGGGGTGCCGACGTCATCAAGGTCGAACACGCGGTCACCGGCGACCCGCAGCGCGGTCTGCGCCAGACCGGGCTGCTGCGCGTCGAGGGCGATCCGAACCCCAACATCGAGCACGCCAACCGGGGCAAGCGCAGCATCGGCCTGGACATGTCGGTGCCCGAGGGGCGCGAGATACTGATGGTGTTGGCAAAAAAGGCCGACGTGTTCCTCACCAGCTTCCTGCCGGGCCACCGGCAGCGGTTCGGCATCGACGTCGACGACATCCGCGCCGTCAACCCGAAGATCATCTACGCCAGGGGCAGCGCGCTCGGCCCCCGCGGCGAGGAATCGGTCAAGGGCGGCTACGACATGACCGCGTTCTGGTGCCGCGCCGGCACCGCCGCCACGATCACCCCGCCGGGCACGCCGGGCATGGTCGGCCCACCCGGGCCGGCCTACGGCGACACCATCTCCGGGACGAACCTCGCCGGCGGCATCGCGGCCGCGCTGTTAAAGCGGGAACGCACCGGCGAGCCGTCGGTGGTCGACGTGTCGCTGCTCGGCAGCGGGCTGTGGTCGCTCGGGCACACGGTCGCGCTGACCAAGCATCTGGGCCAGCGCATGGAGGCCTTCCCGCCGGGTGTGCACGGCTCGCCGATCAACCCGCTCGTCGGGCTGTACCCGACCGCCGACGACCGCTACATCTCGTTCGTGATGATGCAGCCGACCAAGTTCTGGGCCGATGTCTGCAAGCACATGGGACTCGACGAACTCGCCGACGACCCGCGATTCGCCACCGCGGAGTCGATCGCGGAGAACACCGAGGCGGCCGCGGAGATCCTCAAGGAGACCATGGCCAAGCGTCCGCTCGCCGAGTGGAGCGAGCGGTTCGCGACACTGCTCGGGCCCTGGGCGCCGGTGCAGGACACGCTGCAGGCGGTCGAGGACGCCCAGATCCGCGCCAATGAGTACCTAGTCCAAGCGGGCGAACTCGAATTGGTCGCGAATCCGGTGCAGTTTGACGTCAGCGCACCCGAAACGGGTCCGGCGCCGGGGTTTGCTGAGCAAACTGACGACATCCTGCAGGAACTCGGCTTGGATTGGGACCGCATCATCGAGCTCAAGACGGCCGGCGCCGTCACCTAG
- a CDS encoding OB-fold domain-containing protein, whose protein sequence is MPHVASIGTYLPCWGAPRHRVAGDDEDAITLAVEAGRAALVASGAVERVVLVSRDLPLLDSSNAAVLLAGLGLDPELEVDERLGGAPATLDAVSSARPRTLIIGTDLDPAGAAAILTAERGLQVRTAARVARSLPVRTRKATGDVHDYGDPRLLHERGLIASLEAAWLDTPVAVAGVDHARAAELTIGDPPALPTTGASASLFALAGLAERQTTGPLVAVEQASLSGLNVTGGVAELLRREPPARPLPDGKYVADAEIPISLAAYERAFEAKVRWEAGRFGDSGELDFPPRYRLAANGALSTGYELIPLPRNGTVYTETTVHMPVPGLRTPYSLVIVELDGVGVRALVKVTGAEPGTVDIGTRGRLALRRVAVRSGVPDYGYMFEPEAVAA, encoded by the coding sequence ATGCCCCACGTCGCGTCGATCGGCACCTACCTGCCGTGTTGGGGTGCGCCCCGACACCGGGTGGCCGGTGACGACGAGGACGCGATCACGCTCGCGGTCGAAGCAGGCCGCGCCGCGCTGGTTGCCAGCGGCGCGGTCGAGCGCGTGGTTCTGGTCAGCCGCGATCTGCCGTTGCTGGACAGCAGCAACGCCGCGGTGCTGCTGGCCGGCCTGGGACTCGATCCCGAACTGGAGGTCGACGAGCGCCTCGGCGGTGCGCCTGCCACCCTGGACGCGGTCAGTTCGGCGCGGCCGAGGACGTTGATCATCGGGACCGATCTCGACCCCGCCGGGGCGGCGGCGATCCTGACCGCCGAACGCGGACTGCAGGTCCGCACCGCGGCGCGGGTGGCGCGCAGCCTGCCCGTGCGTACCCGCAAGGCGACCGGCGACGTGCACGACTACGGCGATCCGCGGTTGCTGCACGAGCGGGGACTCATCGCGTCGCTGGAAGCGGCCTGGCTGGACACGCCGGTGGCGGTGGCCGGCGTCGACCACGCGCGCGCCGCCGAACTGACGATCGGGGACCCGCCCGCGCTGCCGACCACGGGTGCGAGCGCCAGCCTGTTCGCGTTGGCCGGTCTGGCCGAGCGGCAGACGACAGGGCCGCTGGTGGCCGTCGAGCAGGCCAGCCTGTCCGGGCTCAACGTCACCGGCGGGGTGGCCGAGCTGCTGCGGCGCGAGCCGCCCGCCCGGCCGCTGCCCGACGGCAAATACGTGGCCGACGCCGAGATCCCGATCTCGCTGGCGGCCTACGAGCGCGCGTTCGAGGCGAAGGTGCGCTGGGAGGCCGGGCGGTTCGGCGACTCCGGCGAGCTGGACTTCCCCCCGCGCTACCGGTTGGCCGCCAACGGCGCGCTGTCCACCGGATACGAACTGATTCCGTTGCCGCGCAACGGAACCGTATACACCGAGACCACCGTGCACATGCCGGTGCCGGGTCTGCGCACTCCATACTCGCTGGTGATCGTCGAACTCGACGGAGTCGGCGTGCGCGCGCTGGTCAAGGTGACCGGCGCGGAACCGGGCACCGTCGACATCGGCACCAGGGGACGGCTGGCGCTGCGGCGGGTCGCGGTGCGCTCCGGCGTGCCTGACTACGGCTACATGTTCGAGCCGGAAGCGGTGGCGGCGTGA
- a CDS encoding thiolase C-terminal domain-containing protein encodes MRRVAVVGAGMTAFGEHFALGLKDLLPMAFSECAASVDKGLDKSDLQGAWFGAMGTADGFPAGILADSLGLPDLPVTRVENSCATGNDAIRNALFGVASGAFDVALVMGADKLRDTTSRDMLWEWEAMARDYPLGVVSPAGFALHVRRYLHESPATREHLAMIAVKNHRHGVQNTKARLRFEITVEQALAAPIVVTPFGLYDCAPQSDGAAALVLAAEEVVDRFTDRPVWIRGVGLGLDSVMHQHKSDMTTMPATVRAAKQAFSMAGLTPSDVDVAEVHDFFTGIELISYEDLGFAERFGGHKLVEAEVTTIGGGLPVNPSGGLKAKGHPPGATGVAQCVELFAQLRGEAVNQVDGARIGLAHNIGGPTAVAAVTILEGVGNGAS; translated from the coding sequence GTGAGACGCGTGGCCGTTGTCGGGGCCGGAATGACGGCGTTCGGCGAGCATTTCGCGCTGGGTCTGAAAGACCTGCTGCCGATGGCCTTCTCCGAATGCGCGGCCAGCGTGGACAAGGGACTCGACAAGAGCGATCTGCAGGGTGCCTGGTTCGGCGCGATGGGAACCGCCGACGGCTTTCCGGCAGGTATCCTCGCCGACTCCCTCGGCCTGCCGGATCTGCCCGTCACCCGTGTCGAGAACTCCTGCGCCACAGGCAATGATGCGATCCGCAACGCGCTGTTCGGGGTGGCTTCCGGGGCCTTCGACGTCGCGCTGGTGATGGGTGCCGACAAGCTCCGCGACACCACCTCGCGCGACATGCTCTGGGAGTGGGAGGCGATGGCGCGCGACTACCCGCTCGGGGTCGTCTCGCCGGCCGGGTTCGCGCTGCACGTGCGCCGGTACCTACACGAATCACCCGCGACGCGTGAGCACCTGGCGATGATCGCGGTGAAGAACCACCGGCACGGTGTGCAGAATACGAAGGCACGCTTGCGTTTCGAGATCACCGTCGAACAAGCGCTCGCGGCGCCGATCGTCGTCACCCCGTTCGGGCTCTATGACTGCGCGCCGCAGAGCGACGGCGCCGCCGCGCTCGTGCTGGCCGCCGAAGAGGTGGTCGACCGGTTCACCGATCGGCCGGTCTGGATCCGCGGCGTCGGCCTGGGCCTGGACTCGGTGATGCATCAGCACAAGTCGGACATGACGACGATGCCGGCCACCGTGCGCGCCGCCAAGCAGGCTTTCTCCATGGCGGGGCTGACGCCGTCGGATGTGGACGTCGCCGAAGTTCACGATTTCTTCACGGGCATCGAGCTGATCAGCTATGAAGATCTGGGATTCGCCGAGCGGTTCGGGGGCCACAAACTCGTCGAAGCGGAAGTCACGACGATCGGTGGGGGGCTGCCCGTGAACCCGAGTGGCGGGTTGAAGGCCAAGGGGCATCCGCCGGGCGCCACCGGCGTCGCGCAATGCGTCGAACTGTTCGCACAGCTCCGCGGTGAGGCCGTGAACCAGGTGGATGGCGCACGGATTGGCCTGGCGCACAATATCGGCGGACCGACAGCTGTTGCGGCGGTGACCATCCTGGAGGGAGTCGGTAATGGCGCAAGCTAG
- a CDS encoding MlaE family ABC transporter permease: protein MAQASGPERWSAGLPPLRNLAGPMQAVGALFAMSADAVRYVFARPFQWREFLEQCWFIARVSLAPTLLVAIPFTVLVSFTLNILLRELGAADLSGAGAAFGAVTQVGPIVTVLIVAGAGSTAMCADLGSRTIREEIDAMEVLGINPVQRLVTPRMLASGLVALLLNSLVVIIGILGGYSFSVFIQDVNPGAFAAGITLLTGVPEVVISCVKAALFGLIAGLVACFRGLTISGGGAKAVGNAVNETVVYAFMALFVINVVVTAIGIRMTAG from the coding sequence ATGGCGCAAGCTAGCGGGCCGGAGCGGTGGTCGGCTGGTTTGCCGCCGTTGCGGAATCTGGCGGGTCCGATGCAGGCGGTCGGTGCGTTGTTCGCGATGTCGGCTGATGCGGTGCGGTATGTGTTCGCGCGGCCGTTTCAGTGGCGGGAGTTTTTGGAGCAGTGCTGGTTTATTGCGCGGGTGTCGTTGGCGCCGACGTTGTTGGTGGCGATTCCGTTCACGGTGTTGGTGTCGTTCACGCTCAATATTTTGTTGCGGGAGTTGGGTGCTGCGGATTTGTCGGGGGCGGGTGCGGCGTTTGGTGCGGTGACGCAGGTGGGTCCGATCGTGACGGTGTTGATCGTGGCTGGTGCGGGGTCGACGGCGATGTGTGCCGATTTGGGGTCGCGCACGATCCGTGAGGAGATCGACGCGATGGAGGTGTTGGGGATCAACCCGGTGCAGCGGTTGGTGACGCCGCGGATGTTGGCCTCGGGGTTGGTGGCGTTGTTGCTCAACAGTTTGGTGGTGATCATCGGGATTTTGGGGGGTTATTCGTTTTCGGTGTTCATCCAGGATGTCAATCCGGGGGCGTTCGCGGCGGGGATCACGTTGTTGACCGGGGTGCCCGAGGTGGTGATCTCGTGTGTGAAGGCGGCGTTGTTCGGGTTGATCGCGGGTCTGGTGGCGTGTTTTCGGGGGTTGACGATCAGCGGGGGTGGGGCCAAGGCGGTGGGTAACGCGGTCAACGAGACGGTGGTGTATGCGTTCATGGCGTTGTTCGTGATCAACGTGGTCGTCACCGCGATCGGCATCAGGATGACGGCGGGTTAG
- a CDS encoding MlaE family ABC transporter permease has translation MGTLAVLRSTYPRLTRGARRPVDLLSRIGDHMLFYLRALAGVPHAAMHFRKEIIRLIAEISMGAGTLAMIGGTVAIVGFLTLAAGGTLAVQGYSSLGDIGIEALTGFLAAFINVRIAAPVVAGIGLAATFGAGVTAQLGAMRINEEIDALESMAIRPVEYLVSTRIVAGMVAITPLYSIAVILSFVASQFTTVVLFGQSGGLYDHYFDTFLNPIDLLWSFLQAVLMAITILLIHTYFGYFASGGPSGVGVAVGNAVRTSLVVVVSVTLLVSLSIYGSNGNFNLSG, from the coding sequence ATGGGGACTTTGGCAGTTCTGCGCAGCACCTATCCGCGGCTCACGCGTGGGGCGCGCCGGCCGGTGGATCTGCTCAGCCGGATCGGCGACCACATGCTGTTCTACCTGCGTGCGCTGGCGGGGGTGCCGCACGCGGCGATGCACTTCCGCAAGGAGATCATCCGGTTGATCGCCGAGATCTCGATGGGTGCGGGGACGTTGGCGATGATCGGCGGCACGGTCGCCATCGTCGGGTTCTTGACGTTGGCGGCCGGTGGCACGCTGGCGGTGCAAGGCTATAGCTCTCTTGGTGATATCGGTATCGAGGCGCTGACGGGGTTTTTGGCCGCGTTCATCAACGTGCGCATCGCCGCGCCGGTGGTGGCCGGGATCGGGCTGGCCGCCACGTTCGGTGCCGGGGTGACCGCGCAGCTGGGTGCGATGCGCATCAACGAGGAGATCGACGCGCTGGAATCGATGGCGATCCGGCCGGTGGAGTATCTGGTTTCCACGCGCATCGTGGCCGGGATGGTGGCGATCACCCCGCTGTACTCGATCGCGGTGATCTTGTCGTTCGTGGCGTCGCAGTTCACCACGGTGGTGCTGTTCGGCCAGTCCGGCGGCCTCTATGACCACTACTTCGACACGTTCCTCAACCCGATCGACCTGCTGTGGTCGTTTTTGCAGGCCGTGCTGATGGCGATCACCATCCTGTTGATCCACACCTACTTCGGCTACTTCGCCTCCGGCGGACCCTCCGGCGTCGGGGTCGCGGTCGGCAACGCGGTCCGCACCTCCCTGGTCGTCGTCGTATCGGTGACCCTGCTGGTGTCGCTGTCCATCTACGGTTCCAACGGCAACTTCAACCTCTCGGGATAA
- a CDS encoding MCE family protein, whose product MNSNVVRPLTGLGLVVTIGLIVALAISLFRGDWADTVPVTVISDRAGLVMNPDAKVRMRGVQVGQVESIKERPDGTAELNLAMDRGALHLIPDNVSVDITSSTVFGAKFVQMKSPQNPSAQTLRAGQVIQSQHVTVEVNTVFQQLVQVLDKIDPAKLNQTLGAIATAFNGRGEQFGKTLVDFNELLAKIEPSLPNLAHDIEAAVPTFSAYGDAAPDLMSTIRSTTEVGNSIVDQQHELDEFLVSAIGLADLGNEVIGGNKDALAEVTHLLVPTVELLSTYRKSLWCGIGGLVPFSKSAPQYSGIIVNAGLTLGVERYRYPGDLPKVAAKSGGADFCDELGLPEMPPEFVPPMIVGDVGSDPNKYGNAGILLNSEGLKNWLFGPLDGPPRNTAQIGMPG is encoded by the coding sequence ATGAACAGCAATGTGGTTCGCCCGCTGACGGGTCTGGGGCTGGTCGTGACCATCGGCCTGATCGTCGCCCTGGCCATCAGCCTGTTCCGGGGCGACTGGGCCGACACCGTCCCGGTGACGGTGATCTCCGACCGGGCCGGTCTGGTGATGAACCCCGACGCCAAGGTCAGAATGCGCGGTGTCCAGGTGGGACAGGTGGAGTCGATCAAGGAGCGCCCGGACGGCACCGCCGAACTCAACCTCGCAATGGATCGCGGTGCGCTGCACCTCATCCCGGACAACGTCTCGGTCGACATCACGTCGTCGACGGTCTTCGGTGCCAAGTTCGTCCAGATGAAGTCGCCGCAGAATCCGTCGGCCCAGACACTGCGGGCCGGCCAGGTGATCCAGAGCCAGCACGTCACGGTCGAGGTGAACACTGTGTTCCAGCAGCTCGTCCAGGTGCTGGACAAGATCGACCCGGCCAAGCTGAACCAGACCCTCGGCGCCATCGCCACCGCATTCAACGGCCGAGGCGAACAGTTCGGCAAGACGCTGGTCGACTTCAACGAGTTGCTCGCCAAGATCGAACCGAGCCTGCCCAATCTGGCGCACGACATCGAGGCCGCGGTGCCGACGTTCAGCGCCTACGGCGACGCCGCCCCGGACCTCATGTCGACGATCCGCAGCACGACCGAGGTAGGTAACTCGATCGTCGACCAGCAGCATGAGCTCGACGAATTCCTGGTCAGCGCAATCGGTTTGGCAGACCTCGGTAACGAAGTGATCGGCGGAAACAAGGACGCGCTCGCCGAGGTCACCCACCTGCTGGTGCCGACCGTCGAACTGCTCAGCACGTATCGCAAGTCGCTGTGGTGCGGCATCGGAGGGCTGGTGCCGTTCTCCAAGTCGGCTCCGCAGTACTCCGGGATCATCGTGAACGCGGGCCTGACGCTCGGCGTCGAGCGCTACCGCTACCCGGGGGACCTGCCGAAGGTCGCCGCCAAGAGCGGCGGCGCCGACTTCTGCGATGAGCTCGGACTGCCCGAGATGCCACCCGAATTCGTTCCGCCGATGATCGTCGGTGACGTCGGCAGCGACCCGAACAAGTACGGCAACGCAGGCATCCTGCTCAACTCCGAGGGCCTCAAGAACTGGCTGTTCGGACCGCTCGACGGGCCGCCGCGCAACACCGCGCAGATCGGGATGCCGGGATGA